A section of the Methanosarcina mazei S-6 genome encodes:
- a CDS encoding putative zinc-binding protein, producing the protein MAEETKCSCGSANVGIFACSGASNVGQIANKIAVELTKQEVGKMMCTVGIGGRINGLLKSAEGSERLIAIDGCPLNCTKETLELAGFTPDRHIVISELGIKKNKDLDLKDEEVKEARDKVKEILQSE; encoded by the coding sequence ATGGCAGAAGAAACAAAATGTTCATGCGGCTCGGCAAATGTCGGAATCTTTGCCTGCAGCGGAGCGTCCAACGTCGGTCAGATAGCGAACAAAATTGCAGTCGAACTTACAAAGCAGGAAGTCGGGAAAATGATGTGCACCGTCGGGATTGGCGGCAGGATCAACGGGCTCCTGAAATCGGCCGAAGGTTCCGAGAGGCTTATAGCTATTGACGGCTGCCCCTTAAACTGCACGAAAGAGACCCTTGAACTTGCAGGATTTACCCCGGACAGGCATATTGTGATCTCCGAGTTAGGAATCAAAAAGAACAAAGATCTGGATCTTAAAGACGAAGAAGTTAAGGAAGCAAGGGACAAAGTAAAAGAGATACTGCAATCCGAGTGA
- a CDS encoding thioredoxin family protein, protein MKIEILGTGCAKCKKTKELAEKAVKELGVDAEIVKVEDFDKILGYGVMVTPALVIDGDVKVAGKVPSVEDIKKWITK, encoded by the coding sequence ATGAAAATCGAAATACTGGGTACTGGATGTGCCAAATGCAAAAAAACAAAGGAACTGGCAGAAAAAGCAGTCAAAGAACTGGGCGTTGATGCTGAAATTGTCAAGGTAGAGGATTTTGATAAAATTCTTGGATATGGAGTTATGGTCACGCCTGCCCTTGTTATTGACGGAGACGTCAAAGTCGCAGGAAAAGTCCCAAGCGTGGAAGACATCAAGAAATGGATCACCAAATGA
- a CDS encoding permease — MTIDYLMYLISVGFQSLQEYLALHVLMCLLPAFLLAGAIASLFSKESVLKFFGADTPKYISYTVAAVSGCLLAVCSCTALPLFAGIYKRGAGIGPATTFLFSAPAINILAVVYTAKILGYDIGAARAILAVIMSVFIGLTMSLIYERKEAEKSSIKTFGEEEHKHTVELFILLIAVLVAPEFMSSWGWKFTNQIIAWIPLIALTAYLSIKWFSKEELESWMGETWFLIKQITPLLLIGVFFAGIIVEVLPKEIVASLVGGNSIASNFVASIAAALMYFSTLTEVPIIKALTLLGMGTGPSLAMLLAGPALSLPSMIVINRVMGIKKGMTYIFFVIVVATISGYIFGLTIV; from the coding sequence ATGACCATTGATTATCTTATGTATCTCATATCGGTCGGGTTCCAGTCGCTTCAGGAGTATCTAGCTCTGCATGTGCTGATGTGCCTCCTACCTGCCTTTCTTCTAGCTGGAGCAATAGCCTCCCTCTTTTCCAAAGAATCCGTATTGAAGTTCTTTGGCGCGGATACCCCAAAATATATCTCATATACCGTAGCTGCGGTTTCAGGCTGCCTTCTTGCGGTCTGCAGCTGTACGGCTCTTCCTCTTTTTGCGGGGATATACAAAAGAGGAGCAGGAATAGGTCCTGCAACCACTTTTCTTTTCTCTGCCCCGGCAATCAATATCCTTGCAGTTGTTTATACCGCAAAAATCCTGGGATATGATATCGGAGCTGCAAGAGCCATTTTGGCTGTAATTATGTCAGTGTTTATAGGCCTTACAATGTCTCTGATTTACGAAAGGAAAGAAGCGGAAAAGAGTTCCATAAAAACCTTTGGAGAAGAAGAACACAAACACACTGTTGAACTTTTTATTTTGCTAATTGCAGTTCTTGTAGCACCGGAATTCATGTCCTCGTGGGGCTGGAAATTCACAAATCAAATAATTGCCTGGATACCCCTGATAGCTCTTACTGCATACCTGTCTATTAAGTGGTTCTCAAAAGAGGAGCTTGAAAGCTGGATGGGAGAGACCTGGTTCCTGATAAAACAGATCACACCCCTGCTCCTTATAGGTGTATTTTTCGCAGGCATTATAGTTGAAGTGCTCCCAAAAGAGATTGTAGCATCTCTGGTAGGAGGGAATTCCATTGCTTCTAACTTTGTCGCATCTATTGCAGCAGCCCTTATGTACTTCTCCACTCTTACGGAAGTCCCTATCATCAAAGCTCTTACCCTGCTTGGAATGGGAACAGGACCTTCTCTTGCCATGCTTCTTGCAGGTCCGGCACTTAGCCTTCCAAGTATGATTGTTATCAACCGGGTAATGGGAATAAAAAAAGGAATGACTTATATTTTCTTCGTAATAGTGGTTGCAACTATTTCGGGGTATATATTCGGACTTACGATTGTGTAA
- a CDS encoding YnfA family protein — translation MPTFQSANFGRVSAAYGGIFIISSLIWGFFVDKKRPDRYEVTGALIALVGVFVMFYTPR, via the coding sequence ATCCCAACCTTTCAATCGGCAAATTTCGGAAGAGTTTCTGCTGCATACGGAGGAATTTTTATTATTTCCTCTCTTATATGGGGCTTTTTTGTCGATAAAAAGAGACCTGACAGATATGAGGTTACAGGTGCATTGATAGCACTTGTGGGAGTTTTTGTAATGTTCTATACCCCTCGCTGA
- a CDS encoding ammonium transporter translates to MAINGADTVWVLLSSALVLLMVPALALFYGGLVQRKNVLSSMMHSFVAMGVLALEWIIIGYSLAFSEGNWFIGGLENVFLSGIDPYSVTGTIPTYAFVAFQGMFAIITPALISGAIVGRVKFKSYIAFILLWGLIVYAPVCHWVWGGGFLTGEALDFAGGTVVHITAGMSSLAILAYLGKRRGYGVDSLKPHNVTLTLLGAGLLWFGWFGFNAGSALAANEIAALAFMTTLVAPAAAGFVWMALEWAHLGRPTALGFATGILAGLVGITPAAGFVTPVAAIAIGAIASFICYQAVMFKNRLGYDDSLDAFGVHGVGGIVGAILTGVYASVGGEGLLLGNSAQLMIQLQGVVITIVYAMACTLLIGFVLHKTIGLKVSESEEIIGLDKTQHGEAAYNI, encoded by the coding sequence ATGGCTATAAACGGAGCAGACACTGTATGGGTATTGCTTTCATCGGCATTGGTATTATTAATGGTTCCTGCGCTGGCACTGTTCTACGGAGGGCTTGTCCAGCGTAAAAACGTCCTGAGCAGCATGATGCATTCATTCGTTGCAATGGGCGTCCTGGCTCTTGAATGGATAATAATAGGTTACTCCCTTGCGTTTTCAGAAGGCAACTGGTTTATTGGCGGCCTTGAGAATGTGTTTCTGAGCGGGATTGATCCTTACTCCGTAACAGGTACGATTCCCACCTATGCATTTGTTGCATTCCAGGGAATGTTCGCAATAATTACTCCTGCACTTATATCCGGTGCCATAGTAGGGCGTGTCAAGTTCAAGTCTTACATCGCGTTCATCCTGCTCTGGGGCCTTATTGTCTATGCCCCGGTATGTCACTGGGTTTGGGGCGGCGGATTCCTTACCGGAGAAGCCCTTGACTTTGCAGGCGGTACGGTTGTCCACATAACTGCAGGTATGTCTTCACTTGCAATACTGGCATACCTCGGCAAGAGAAGGGGATATGGTGTTGATTCCCTGAAGCCGCACAACGTTACCCTGACCCTCCTCGGAGCCGGACTTCTCTGGTTCGGGTGGTTCGGGTTCAACGCAGGCTCGGCTCTTGCTGCAAACGAAATAGCAGCCCTTGCATTCATGACCACGCTCGTTGCTCCCGCTGCAGCAGGTTTTGTCTGGATGGCGCTTGAATGGGCGCACCTTGGACGCCCCACCGCACTCGGGTTTGCAACCGGCATCCTGGCAGGGCTTGTAGGGATAACTCCTGCTGCCGGATTTGTCACTCCAGTAGCCGCGATTGCCATAGGTGCGATTGCAAGCTTCATATGTTACCAGGCTGTGATGTTCAAAAACAGGCTAGGATACGACGATTCACTTGATGCATTTGGAGTTCACGGAGTCGGCGGAATAGTCGGTGCGATATTAACAGGCGTATATGCAAGTGTAGGCGGAGAAGGCCTACTTCTCGGGAACTCTGCCCAGTTGATGATTCAGCTTCAGGGCGTGGTTATCACAATTGTATACGCAATGGCCTGCACCCTGCTGATAGGATTTGTACTCCATAAAACGATAGGGCTCAAAGTCAGTGAAAGCGAAGAAATCATAGGGCTTGACAAAACCCAGCATGGTGAAGCAGCATACAACATTTGA
- a CDS encoding P-II family nitrogen regulator produces MKYVIAMIRPERLDAVKRELQKIEVSRLTVSSVSGYGAQKGYMEIYRAMEYDANLLEKIKIEIAVNDEFLEPTIEAIKTGAKGSDGYVGSGKIFVLPLENVIRIRTNETGPEAI; encoded by the coding sequence ATGAAATACGTAATTGCAATGATAAGGCCTGAAAGGCTTGATGCAGTCAAAAGAGAGCTTCAGAAAATCGAAGTGAGCAGGTTGACTGTATCATCCGTTTCCGGCTATGGCGCTCAAAAAGGATATATGGAAATCTACAGAGCGATGGAATATGATGCAAACCTGCTTGAAAAAATCAAGATCGAAATCGCTGTAAATGACGAATTCCTTGAGCCAACAATTGAGGCAATAAAAACTGGAGCAAAAGGCAGTGACGGTTACGTTGGAAGCGGAAAGATCTTCGTGCTGCCACTTGAAAACGTGATAAGGATCCGCACGAACGAAACCGGACCTGAGGCAATTTGA
- a CDS encoding class I SAM-dependent methyltransferase: MFGEIGIVRNEADETSLQILSLFRESISEIRLNEPESVSAYFSPSYSYYIVVHTPLNFKFSEKREEWNLRFCRNVGVSIVELVTADASSAYVRGLMAVNGSKVYSILPFISIDAEKAKKAKFPEDRMSGVRGKVIPSVLPEIKGETILDIGCGFGTLTMELAKNNPESQVYGIDLHDSLTGQAEMNAEVLGLPNVEFRTGSAYALPFEKDSIDAVTCFLMLHHLEDIKFALFEIKRVLKKGGSLTAVEPLAHQHHHGPQLSEAEWKELFEEAGFGTETENMEGAVVLRAVKRE, from the coding sequence ATGTTTGGAGAAATCGGAATTGTAAGAAACGAGGCAGATGAAACTTCCCTGCAAATCCTCTCCCTTTTCAGGGAAAGCATAAGCGAAATTCGCCTGAATGAACCTGAATCAGTATCAGCATACTTCAGCCCCAGCTATTCGTATTATATCGTGGTGCATACTCCTCTGAATTTCAAATTCTCTGAAAAAAGAGAAGAATGGAACCTGCGGTTTTGCAGGAATGTCGGAGTCTCCATTGTGGAACTGGTTACAGCCGATGCCAGCAGTGCTTACGTGAGGGGTTTGATGGCTGTTAACGGGTCAAAAGTCTATTCTATCCTTCCTTTCATCTCAATAGATGCAGAAAAAGCAAAAAAAGCTAAATTCCCTGAAGACCGCATGTCCGGTGTAAGGGGCAAGGTGATCCCATCCGTGCTTCCGGAAATAAAAGGGGAAACTATCCTTGATATTGGCTGCGGTTTCGGGACACTCACAATGGAGCTTGCAAAAAATAACCCTGAATCGCAGGTTTACGGCATTGACCTTCATGATTCCCTCACAGGCCAGGCAGAAATGAATGCTGAAGTCCTCGGATTGCCAAATGTTGAGTTCAGGACAGGAAGCGCCTATGCCCTGCCTTTTGAAAAGGACTCGATAGACGCTGTAACCTGCTTTTTAATGCTCCATCACCTGGAGGATATTAAGTTCGCACTTTTTGAGATCAAAAGAGTGTTGAAAAAAGGCGGGTCATTAACTGCAGTTGAGCCGCTGGCACACCAGCACCATCACGGGCCCCAGCTTTCGGAAGCCGAATGGAAAGAGCTTTTTGAGGAAGCAGGTTTTGGTACGGAAACCGAAAATATGGAAGGAGCAGTTGTTTTGAGAGCCGTGAAAAGAGAATAA